One Pigmentibacter ruber genomic window, ATAAACATATTCTAATTGGATTATCAAGAAAATGGTTTATTGGGCAGTTGTATAAGGAATTAGATATACCTATTAAAAGAGATTATATTTCTAAAGAATATGAATTTAAATGCATTGCTAATGGCGTTAAAATAATCCGATCACATGTAATGCCTTCAGAATTGATTTATAAATAAGGTAACTAATATGGATGCAAATGAATTATGGCATATTATTATTAATGAAATAGAAGTTATTAAAAAAGAAACTGATTCCTTACACCATCCTGTTCTTGAAAGAGCATGTACTTCTATTAAAGAAGCAATCGATAAGTTTTTTAGTGAGCAAGTTTCTATTGGCTTACCTCATCCACATCCAAGAAGTAGGATTTATCGCTCAGAGCCTAAAACTTGGGATATAAGAGATACTTTATCTGATGAAGTGGCGAATTTAATAATTAAAAAAGCTAAAAAAACCAAAAAAAAACCTATTTGTGTATTTGATTTAGATGGGACATTATTTGATGTCGGTTACAGAACAATCGGAATTATAAAAGAATGGCTGGAGTCTGATGCAGCAGTGCATTTTGACAAAAGTATTCTACAAAAAATAAGGAAAATAAATTATGATCATATTGGATATAGTTTATCGCATTTATTTGAAAATTCAGGTTTTGATTTACGTAATCAACAAATAATGGCAGTCTTTTCTTCAATTGAAAGGGTTTGGAAAAAGAAATTTTTTGATGGAATTAGTTTAGTAAAATATGATCAAACTATTGAAAATTCATGCGAATTTGTTAAATATTTAAAGAATAATGGTTTAGAAATATTTTATTTGACAGGTAGATATTGGCACTCAATGCGCCATGGTACTATAGAACAGTTAAAAAAATTTGATTTTCCATTATTAGAAGAAAATTTAATATTAAAATTAAATCCTTTTGAAGATGATCAACTATTTAAAGCAGAACAAATAAGGATTTTAGGAAAAGAATTTGATATTTGTGGAAATTTTGAAAACGAATACCTAAATTTAGCATACATGGCTTTAGAAGCAAAAAATGCAATTAATGTTATTGTCGATTCTCAACATTCAGGAAGACCTACTCCATTATTAGAAATTCCAATCTATCGTATTTCTCAATTTGAAAAGTGTAAAAAAAATGAATAACTATAATTTTGATGAAGAGTTTAACAGAATTGGTAGTAATTGTTTTAAATGGGATGGGAGAAAAAAATTTTTAGGAAACGAAAATTTAATTCCAATGCATATTGCTGATATGGATTTTAAGTGTGCTCCTGAAATTTTAGAAGAAATAGAGAAAAGAGCAAAGCATCCTTTTTTTGGCTATACAATATATTCTGGCTCGCATTTTGAATGTATGGCTGAATGGTTACATAGGAGACATAATTGGAAAGTTTTAAGTAATAATTGTTTATATTCTCCTTCTGTTGTGACTTCATTAAGTATAATTATATTCTCTTTAACAAATGAAAATGATGGAGTCATTGTTCAAACTCCAATATATCCTCCTTTTATGGAGGTTGTAAGAAACAATAATAGAAAATTATTAATAAACGAATTAAAGTTAAATGAACAAGGTAATTATTCTTTTGATTTTGATAATTTTGAAGATTTATGTAAAAAGAATGCACCTAAAATATTGTTATTCTGTAATCCACATAATCCTATTGGTAAAGTTTGGGAAAAACATGAGCTACTAAAAGTAGCTGAATTATGTAAAAAATATAATATTATTGTAGTATCAGATGAAATTCATAGCGATATTGTTTATAAGCCAAAGAAACATGTTCCTTTTGCAAGCTTAGGTAAAGATATAGCTGAATTAACTTTGACATGTACATCTCCTGCAAAAACTTTTAATTTGCCAAGTATTTCTAGTTCCGTAATAATTGTAGAAAATAATAATTATAAAAAAATTTTAGACAAAGCTTTAGACAGATTTCATTTGTTTTTACCATCAGCATTCTCTGTATTATCTTTTGAGGCAGCTTACAAATATGGAGAAAAATGGTATAATTCTTTAATGGAATATTTGTTAATAAATAGAGAGGTTGTTTTTAATTGGGCAAATAAAAACAATAAATTTATTCAACATGTTTCTCCAGATGGAACTTATTTAGCTTGGATATCTTTTAAGAGCTTGAACTTAAAAGATATTGAATTAAAAAAGCTTATTTATGAAAATGCAAATGTTGCTTTAGATCCTGGGACCCGTTTTGGAAAAGGTGGAGAAGGATTTATGCGCTTAAATTTTGCGTGTCCTTTAAATCAATTAAATAGGGCACTAGAAAAAATTGAAATGGTTTTTAAATGAATTTAATAAATTTTATTTATTGTTAAAAGTTTGATAAAAAATATTATAAGATATTATTAGTAAAGAATATTATTAATAATTATAACTATTTTCTAAAAAAATACCCTTGCTCTATATTTATTTCTGTGATAAAAAATTTGTCTATAATGTCTATGTTATAGATTTTACTGTAAAAAAAATAAGCTTTGGCTTAATTATTTTTAAATTATAGATTGTTTTTTTATTTTCTAAATTGCTTATATTATTTATATAACAATTCATTTTTCTTGTAGAATTATAAATATTAAGAGATTTTTATGTCAAAACAAAATAAAACACTTGCATTCTTATTTGTTACTTTTTTACTAGTCTACGAGTTCAGTGTATATATTGCAAATGATATGATTATGCCAGCTATGATTAATATAGTAAATGAATTTAATGTTTCAGATTCATTTATAGCCTCTTCATTAACTATTTTTGTGCTTGGAGGTGCTACTTTACAATTATTATTAGGACCTCTTTCTGATAAATATGGCAGTCGTAAAATTATGCTTGGAGGAGTTTTATTATTTTTGACTGCAACAGTAGTTAATGGACTATCCAGAAATATTGAGGAGTTTTTGGTTTCAAGGTTTCTTCAAGGCATGGGTATTTGCTATATTGGAGTGATTGGATATGCCAAAATACAACAAATGTTTGAAGAAAAGCTGGCGGTTAGAATAATTTCTATTATGACAACAATATCTATTATTGCCCCATTAATTGGACCTTTATCGGGAAGTTTATTTTTACAATATTATAACTGGCGTGGAATAAATTTAGTCATTGGTTTTTTTGCATGTATAGCTCTGATAGGACTTTACTTCTTTTTCCCAATTGATGCAAAAGTTAACTCAATAGCCAAGCAAAAAAGTGGAAATTTTTTAAGGGAAACAGCTTTGCAATATAAAGCACTATTCAAAAATAAAAAATTTATATTTGGAGTATTGGCTTTTTCTTTTGCTGAACTTTCAATAATAATTTGGATTGCGTTATCTCCATTATTATTGATGAGAAAAGCTGAATTATCAAGGTTTGATTACGGTTTATATCAAATACCAGTATTTGGTTCGTTTATCTTAGGTGTAATTATTTTGCAGTTTTTAATTAAAAAATGTGATTTAGAAGTTCTTATTAAAATTGGAACAATTTTAATTGGTATAGGATTGTTTTCAAGTCTTGTATTTTCTATTCTCCTTAATCAGCATTATTATGTAATGGTTTTTGCTTTCTCTTTATATTCCTTAGGATTAGGTTTAGTAAGTTCACCTATAACACGTTTGCTCCTTTTTTCATCGGAATTACCCAAAGGAATAGTAAGTGCTTTATTTAGTGTTATGCTAATCATT contains:
- a CDS encoding HAD family acid phosphatase, translating into MDANELWHIIINEIEVIKKETDSLHHPVLERACTSIKEAIDKFFSEQVSIGLPHPHPRSRIYRSEPKTWDIRDTLSDEVANLIIKKAKKTKKKPICVFDLDGTLFDVGYRTIGIIKEWLESDAAVHFDKSILQKIRKINYDHIGYSLSHLFENSGFDLRNQQIMAVFSSIERVWKKKFFDGISLVKYDQTIENSCEFVKYLKNNGLEIFYLTGRYWHSMRHGTIEQLKKFDFPLLEENLILKLNPFEDDQLFKAEQIRILGKEFDICGNFENEYLNLAYMALEAKNAINVIVDSQHSGRPTPLLEIPIYRISQFEKCKKNE
- a CDS encoding MalY/PatB family protein encodes the protein MNNYNFDEEFNRIGSNCFKWDGRKKFLGNENLIPMHIADMDFKCAPEILEEIEKRAKHPFFGYTIYSGSHFECMAEWLHRRHNWKVLSNNCLYSPSVVTSLSIIIFSLTNENDGVIVQTPIYPPFMEVVRNNNRKLLINELKLNEQGNYSFDFDNFEDLCKKNAPKILLFCNPHNPIGKVWEKHELLKVAELCKKYNIIVVSDEIHSDIVYKPKKHVPFASLGKDIAELTLTCTSPAKTFNLPSISSSVIIVENNNYKKILDKALDRFHLFLPSAFSVLSFEAAYKYGEKWYNSLMEYLLINREVVFNWANKNNKFIQHVSPDGTYLAWISFKSLNLKDIELKKLIYENANVALDPGTRFGKGGEGFMRLNFACPLNQLNRALEKIEMVFK
- a CDS encoding MFS transporter, with product MSKQNKTLAFLFVTFLLVYEFSVYIANDMIMPAMINIVNEFNVSDSFIASSLTIFVLGGATLQLLLGPLSDKYGSRKIMLGGVLLFLTATVVNGLSRNIEEFLVSRFLQGMGICYIGVIGYAKIQQMFEEKLAVRIISIMTTISIIAPLIGPLSGSLFLQYYNWRGINLVIGFFACIALIGLYFFFPIDAKVNSIAKQKSGNFLRETALQYKALFKNKKFIFGVLAFSFAELSIIIWIALSPLLLMRKAELSRFDYGLYQIPVFGSFILGVIILQFLIKKCDLEVLIKIGTILIGIGLFSSLVFSILLNQHYYVMVFAFSLYSLGLGLVSSPITRLLLFSSELPKGIVSALFSVMLIIILACGTEFANFIYRDLSNIKLGGYLSLLYLIYVSSLYFFINAKQIDKKEDFIEKKIIG